From Anthonomus grandis grandis chromosome 20, icAntGran1.3, whole genome shotgun sequence, the proteins below share one genomic window:
- the LOC126747825 gene encoding uncharacterized protein LOC126747825 isoform X2 — protein sequence MPYGLDNPIYDPFNHIIDKKDDEAPVKHIAFPTPHQISDSEYEALISKLNHKQYQFLNVVQDSLIEGETFYCTLSGPAGTGKSHLITAITQSLLRHFNSIPGNNPESLKVLLCAPTGKAAFNIGGITLHAALSLPVSQYGEELIPLHHDTVNTIYCNLYDLKLIIIDEYSMVGARLFDHINSRLQQIFKSDAIFGNISIILCGDNRQLPPVRDMYIFCPVKTNPYKELCGTYLWDHFKYFELSEIMRQSEDKSFAVALNNMAFGKMTDEDVQLIKSREVDSIDQIPEDTMHLFCTNAEVDTFNEMKLSTFKTERAVDAKYMISMNVDTSDGIVNGATGILRQIDYDRSKIPFRVWMEFFDSKSGQECRKRNESLRKSMGVLYTWTPIERAARAVKIQKGSNVYVERLQFPLIISEGITIHKSQGATYKQVAVHIGNRMTRTSTYVACSRATKLSGLYIIGN from the exons ATGCCTTATGGACTAGACAACCCCATTTATGATCCATTCAATCACATCATCGATAAGAAAGACGACGAAGCGCCAGTAAAACATATCGCTTTCCCAACGCCTCATCAGATAAGCGATTCAGAGTATGAAGCCCTCATAAGCAAACTGAATCACAAGCAGTATCAGTTCCTTAATGTCGTGCAAGACAGTCTAATTGAAGGGGAAACTTTCTACTGCACACTTAGTGGTCCAGCAGGTACAGGCAAAAGTCACCTGATTACGGCAATAACCCAGTCGTTATTGCGCCATTTCAACTCAATACCGGGAAATAATCCTGAAAGTTTAAAAGTGTTACTTTGTGCGCCTACAGGTAAAGCGGCATTTAATATCGGAGGTATAACCTTACATGCGGCATTATCGTTACCCGTTAGTCAGTATGGTGAAGAACTAATTCCGTTACACCATGACACCgttaatactatatattgtaatttgtatgacttaaaattaattatcataGATGAATATTCCATGGTTGGCGCCAGATTGTTTGACCATATTAACAGTAGATTGCAGCAAATCTTTAAATCTGACGCcatctttggaaatatttcaataattttatgcgGCGATAATCGTCAATTACCCCCAGTAAgggatatgtatattttttgcccAGTAAAAACAAATCCGTATAAAGAATTATGCGGAACGTATCTGTgggatcattttaaatattttgaactttcagAAATAATGAGACAGAGTGAAGATAAGTCTTTTGCAGTTGCCCTCAATAATATGGCGTTTGGTAAAATGACCGACGAAGATGTGCAATTGATCAAGTCCAGGGAAGTCGACAGTATTGACCAAATTCCTGAAGACACTATGCATTTATTTTGCACCAATGCAGAAGTAGATACATTCAATGAAATGAAACTGTCTACATTTAAAACCGAGCGAGCC gTAGATGCCAAATATATGATTTCAATGAATGTGGACACCAGTGATGGAATAGTCAATGGTGCAACAGGCATCCTACGTCAAATAGACTATGACCGAAGTAAAATTCCATTCAGAGTGTGGATGGAGTTCTTCGATTCCAAGTCAGGCCAGGAATGCCGCAAGAGAAACGAATCCCTTAGGAAGTCTATGGGTGTGTTATACACCTGGACGCCCATAGAAAGAGCTGCCAGAGctgttaaaattcaaaaaggcAGCAATGTTTACGTTGAGCGTCTTCAGTTTCCTCTTATAATCAGTGAAGGAATTACAATCCACAAGAGTCAAGGTGCCACCTACAAACAGGTGGCTGTTCACATTGGAAATCGCATGACGAGAACCAGTACCTATGTTGCTTGTAGTCGGGCCACAAAGCTAAGTGGCCTCTACATCATTG gAAATTAA
- the LOC126747825 gene encoding uncharacterized protein LOC126747825 isoform X1 gives MPYGLDNPIYDPFNHIIDKKDDEAPVKHIAFPTPHQISDSEYEALISKLNHKQYQFLNVVQDSLIEGETFYCTLSGPAGTGKSHLITAITQSLLRHFNSIPGNNPESLKVLLCAPTGKAAFNIGGITLHAALSLPVSQYGEELIPLHHDTVNTIYCNLYDLKLIIIDEYSMVGARLFDHINSRLQQIFKSDAIFGNISIILCGDNRQLPPVRDMYIFCPVKTNPYKELCGTYLWDHFKYFELSEIMRQSEDKSFAVALNNMAFGKMTDEDVQLIKSREVDSIDQIPEDTMHLFCTNAEVDTFNEMKLSTFKTERAVDAKYMISMNVDTSDGIVNGATGILRQIDYDRSKIPFRVWMEFFDSKSGQECRKRNESLRKSMGVLYTWTPIERAARAVKIQKGSNVYVERLQFPLIISEGITIHKSQGATYKQVAVHIGNRMTRTSTYVACSRATKLSGLYIIGKFKAPKPATEKDAAYKELEIKIEDDITTLIQLWYRSFQK, from the exons ATGCCTTATGGACTAGACAACCCCATTTATGATCCATTCAATCACATCATCGATAAGAAAGACGACGAAGCGCCAGTAAAACATATCGCTTTCCCAACGCCTCATCAGATAAGCGATTCAGAGTATGAAGCCCTCATAAGCAAACTGAATCACAAGCAGTATCAGTTCCTTAATGTCGTGCAAGACAGTCTAATTGAAGGGGAAACTTTCTACTGCACACTTAGTGGTCCAGCAGGTACAGGCAAAAGTCACCTGATTACGGCAATAACCCAGTCGTTATTGCGCCATTTCAACTCAATACCGGGAAATAATCCTGAAAGTTTAAAAGTGTTACTTTGTGCGCCTACAGGTAAAGCGGCATTTAATATCGGAGGTATAACCTTACATGCGGCATTATCGTTACCCGTTAGTCAGTATGGTGAAGAACTAATTCCGTTACACCATGACACCgttaatactatatattgtaatttgtatgacttaaaattaattatcataGATGAATATTCCATGGTTGGCGCCAGATTGTTTGACCATATTAACAGTAGATTGCAGCAAATCTTTAAATCTGACGCcatctttggaaatatttcaataattttatgcgGCGATAATCGTCAATTACCCCCAGTAAgggatatgtatattttttgcccAGTAAAAACAAATCCGTATAAAGAATTATGCGGAACGTATCTGTgggatcattttaaatattttgaactttcagAAATAATGAGACAGAGTGAAGATAAGTCTTTTGCAGTTGCCCTCAATAATATGGCGTTTGGTAAAATGACCGACGAAGATGTGCAATTGATCAAGTCCAGGGAAGTCGACAGTATTGACCAAATTCCTGAAGACACTATGCATTTATTTTGCACCAATGCAGAAGTAGATACATTCAATGAAATGAAACTGTCTACATTTAAAACCGAGCGAGCC gTAGATGCCAAATATATGATTTCAATGAATGTGGACACCAGTGATGGAATAGTCAATGGTGCAACAGGCATCCTACGTCAAATAGACTATGACCGAAGTAAAATTCCATTCAGAGTGTGGATGGAGTTCTTCGATTCCAAGTCAGGCCAGGAATGCCGCAAGAGAAACGAATCCCTTAGGAAGTCTATGGGTGTGTTATACACCTGGACGCCCATAGAAAGAGCTGCCAGAGctgttaaaattcaaaaaggcAGCAATGTTTACGTTGAGCGTCTTCAGTTTCCTCTTATAATCAGTGAAGGAATTACAATCCACAAGAGTCAAGGTGCCACCTACAAACAGGTGGCTGTTCACATTGGAAATCGCATGACGAGAACCAGTACCTATGTTGCTTGTAGTCGGGCCACAAAGCTAAGTGGCCTCTACATCATTGGTAAGTTTAAGGCCCCTAAACCGGCAACCGAAAAGGATGCTGCTTATAAAGAACTg gAAATTAAGATTGAAGACGATATTACTACTTTGATACAACTCTGGTACCGCTCTTTCCAAAAATAG